TTCCGGTCACTCGTCCGCTCGTTGGATCGATTTCGGCTGTCCGCCGCGTCTGCCGAGCGATTCCGACTCTCCGCCACCTCGTCCGACCCGCTCCGCTCCGAGTCACGAGCAGGGGATGAACCGGTCTCCGACGGATCACCCGTCGAAGCGGTCGACCGGTGGGGGGTCGTCGACTCGCCCGACTCGGACGAGTTCGGCGACCGCCTCGTCCCTCCGGTTTCGCGGGACGACCGCGACCGGTCGCGGTCGCGACCGCCGGCCGACGAGGACGTTGTGAACGTCCCGTTCCCGGGGACTCGGACGCGCTTCTCGGCGTCGAGTGCGTCGAGCGCGATCCGGGCGACCCCCGACTCGTACTGCGGGACGAGGAGCAGCAGTTCGTCGCCGTCGATCGTCACCGGGGACCGCACACGACCGGCGCCCGGCATCTCTACCACGAGCCGGTCTTCGACCGGAACGCCGTCAGCGACGGCCACGGTCGCCCGCAGTGCGTCGCGCTCGACCGCCGCGTCGATTGTCGGCCGAGACGGGAGCGTACACGTGGGGGCGTACTCCCGGCGGCGGTCGCCGCGTGTCACCTCAAGCCCGACAGAGACCCGGGTTTCAGGCTCGTACGGCCGGGTGACCGTACCCTCCCACGCGTCGCCCGGCGCGATGTCGGTCGCCTCGGTGCCGGCCTCCAGCAGCCGGACCGCGTCGAGTGGGACGCCCCCGACGTTCTCGACCGTCACACCGATCTCGGCGACGCCATCGTCGATCCGCGCCGCGTGTAGGACCGTCTCGACTGCCAGCCCGCCGCTCGCCGCGTCTTCGACCTCGACGGTCCCGCGCCCGACCTCGTCGCCATCGGCCGCAACGATCGCGTCTGCCCGCCCCTCCCGTCGCACCGACGCGACGGGGAAGTCGGCAACCGTAGAGTCCTCGCCGTCGATCGTCACAGTTCGCTCGGCGGGCGAGAGCGAGCAGCCGTCCACATCGAGCGAGAGATCGACCGTCTGCTCCTGCTCGGTCGGATTCGACACCTCCACGTCGACCGTGCCGCCGACCCCGACGGAGTCGGTGAGGACCGCCACGTCGATCCGATCGCGGTCGAGGACGTACGTCGCGATCGTTCCGTCGCGTACCGAGCAGACGACCGCCCCGTCGCCCGAAGCGTACACGTCGCCGGTCGAGAGGTCGGGGACCGTCTTGGTCACCCCGTCGGCCGTCACGTCGAGTACGCCGTCGGCCGCGCTGACCAGCACCGAGCCCTTCCCGACCGGTGCGACCTGTCGGGCGTCCAGCTCCGTGCGCCAGCGGTCCTCACCGCTTCCGCGGTCGAGACCGACGAGGCGGTCGCTCTGGAGCGCCGCGACCACGGTCCCGTCGCAGACGCCGACGCTCCGAACGACCGCCGAGAGATCCCGGTCGAAAGCGACCTCGCCATCGCCGTCCACCGCGGTGAGGAAAGACCACGTCGCGATCACGAAGCCGGTCGGCGTCGCGAGGAAGGCGTCGTCAGGCGTCCCCGGCCGGGTCCGGTCGACCGCGAACCGCTCGCGGCCGCCCGCGACCTCGACGACCCGGAGGGTATCGGCGTCGAGGATCCCGCAACACTCCCGGGACTCGGCACCGGCCACAGCGTACGCGTCTCCCGCGTCGTGGCTCCACACTTGGTCTCCGTCGAGCGAGTACGCCGTGAGCGTCTCCGGCGAGAGGACGAGCAGGCGGTCCGCCACCGCCAGATCGAGGATCGGATCGTCGTGGTCGATCGCGGTCCGCTCCCGACCGGAGACCAGCGTGACCCGGTCGTCAAGTCCGAACGCGATCACGTCGCGTCCGACCCCGACCGCGGACGGGGGATCGCTTTCGAAGGAGCCGACCTGTCGGTAGCCGTCACTCACGGCCGTCACCTCCGATCTCCGCCTCGGCGGGGCCTTCGGGCGTGGGTTCATCCCCGGCGCGCTCACCTCCGGGCGTCGGTCCGCCGTCGCCGCTTCCCGTGCCGCCATCGCCACTACTGCCGTCCCCGCTCCCGCCGCTTCCGTCGTCTCCCTCTTCGGCGCTTCCGTCTCCGTCCCCGCCGAAGAGCTGTTCGAGCGACGAGGGTTCGTTGCCCAGCCGCATCTCCAGCCGCTCGGCCTGCTCTTCGACGTACCGCCGCAGCTCCGGGTACCCTTCGAGGTCGTCGATCTGGGTCCGGACGCTGGCGACGTACTGCCGGACCGTCTTGGGTTCGGTCTCTCCAAGCCGGTCTGCGAAGTAGTCGGTCGTCGGCTCGATCGGCTCCCGATCTGGGAGGTGGACGCTCTCGACGAACTCGCGCTGGAGCTCGCTTCCCAGCACGCGGTCGGCGATCTCCGCCGGGGTGTACCCGGTCGATAGCTCGCCGAGCCGGTCGTAGTCGATCCCGTCGGTCCCGTGCATCGACGCGAGGTGTTTCCGCCACACCTGTGCCATCACCTCCGTCTCCGGCTGCGGGATGAACTGCTGGATAGGGAACCGGCGGGTGGCGGCCGGGTCGATGGTGAACGGCATGTTCGTCGCGCCGATCACCAGCAGGTTGTCCTCGATCTCGTTCATCTCTTGGAGGAACGCGTTGGTCAGCGAGCGCTCGTGGCGCTGGAGCGAGTCGTCGCCGCGGTCGGGGATCAGCGTGTCGACCTCGTCGAAGAAGAGGACGGCGAACCCGTCCTGCGCGATCCCGTGTGCCTTCTCGAAGATCGCCTCCACGCGCTTCTCCGACTCCCCGGAGTACTTCGAGAGCACGTCGCTGCCCTTGATCTCGAGGAACTTCACCTCGCCGTAGCTCTCCTCGATGTTCGAGTTGTACTTCGCCTCGTAGGCGATAGCCTCCGAGACGAGCGTCTTCCCGCAGCCGGGGGGCCCGTACAGCAGCATGCTGTTGCCGCGCGAGGCGAACTCGTCGCCGTAGCGGTCGACCACCTCGTCGCGCACGTCGGGGTCGAACAGCGCGAGCAGGTTCTCCGCCGTGCGCTTCACCTCTGGCAGCCCGGCCACGTCCTCCTCGAAGCTGACCGTCGGCTTCTTCGGTTCGAGCGACACCTGAACCGCCTCGTCGTCCCCCTTCTGCCCGCCGCGACCCTGTCCCCCCGTTCCCGGTCCCCTCGGTCGGGAGTCGGACATCGCCTTCTGCTCTCGGTACTCGCCGGTGTCGACGAACTCGATCTCGGTCTCGTCTGTCACGCGAACGGTGTTGTAGCCGGAGGGTTCGATCTCAACCGGCTCAAACCGACTCGGTCCCTCGTCGCGAGAGACGACCTCCTCGATGGGGTGGAGTAGGTAGTTGCTCTCACGGAGGAACGCCGCGATCTGTGACTCGTCCATCGCGGTGTGAATCGACACCGACTTACAGTCGGGAATCTCGGCCGGGTTGACATCCGTGTCAACGAGACAGTCCCGACCGCGGTGGAACCCACCGAACAGCTTCTCAACGTTTTCGTGGATCCGGAGATCGGTACCGATGTCGTCGACCAGCCGGTCGTCGACGGGTTTTACGTAGAAGTGGGCGCTTCGGTTTGCGTGTTTTACCCGCACGAGCTCGGTCGACTCTCCGACTTTCGAGGCCCCGATCTTGACGTGTGAGGTAGGCTGGCCCGAGAGGACAACCGGCTTGAGATTAAGCACTGTCACCACCCGCGACCGCGGTCGCGAGCGTCTCGACGCCGCCGAGCAGTGTCGCGGCCCCCTGGTTAGACATCCGTCGGGTATACCGCCCGACGACGAGCGCCGACGAGAGGGCGTCTTCGAGGGCGGCCAGCCGTTCTGCCACCGTCCAGAACATCGTCTCAACCAAGTCGGGCCCGTCGACACGGGCTCGGCGGTGAACGCGTCGGAACCCGTCTCGAACGCGTTCCAGTCGTGAACACAACAGGTCTGCGAGCAGCCACCAGTTTCGGAGCGCTGGCATCTCCACGCCGACCGGGACTATCACTCGGCCGTCGACCTCCGTGATTCGGTCCGCCTCACGCGCGTGCTCCAGCACGTCATCGTCGATCTCCGAGCCGAGTCCCGACTCCAGCCGATCGGCCAGTATCGTCCGCACGGCTTCGTCGCCCGCGGTCCGCTCCATGCTCTCGGCGCTGACGCGCGGCAACGCCACGGATGAGAGTTCACCGATGTCCTCAACGGCGTCGACCGCATTGCCGGCGATTCGGAGTGCGGGTCCCGGGTTCCGAAACGTCTCGATCGCCAGCGCCCTGTCGAGGACCTCCTCAACCCGGTCGAGCGTCAGTACGAACGAGGTGGCGTACATGTTAAATCTGGATGTTCTCTTCCCCAGCCGCCCGCTCGGCGGTTTCGGCGACCTCGGAGAGTGCGCTCGCTTGGTCTTGGACCGTCTCGCCAAGATCTTCTTCGATCATCGCCTCGAGGTCGTCGCTGTCGACATCCTCTTCGTTTTCGGCCTCGACGCCGGCGAGGTCGTTGATGAGGCTCCCCGCGTTGTCGACGAAGTTGAGCGCCTCCTCTGGGAACACGTTGTTCTGTACCGCCGCCTTGCGGGTATTGCGGTGGAACATGTCGTACGCCTCACGAGCGGCCTCCAGCCGGTCGATCGCCATTCCCATCTGGTCGAGACCGACGTTGACGTTCTCGAAGAGGTTCTCTTCCTTCGCCTTCTCGATGTTGCGCAGGTAGAGGTAGTGGCTCTTGAGTTGGTTAAACTGCTGGCGCTCCTCGTTACTGAGGGTTTCCGGGTCGGGAATCCCCTGCCCGGGGCCGAGATTCTGGAGGCGCTGTGCCGTTTTCGAGAGCCGCTCGTTGGAATCGGTCCGCTCGGTCTCCAGCTCGTCGATCGTCTCCTTGAACCGTTTTTTGGCGTCTTCAACCCGTTCGAGGTGCTCGTCGATGCTCTCTATCACCGCCCCCATTAGTGCGGCCCAGTTCATCAGCGCCGCCCCGCCGAGATCCTCCTCATCGGGGTCGCGGAACAACACCAACTGGTCCCCCTCGATCCCAAGCACGTCCTCTTTCGCGAGATACTCGACCAACACGTCCGCCTGCTGTTCGCTAGACACGACCGTTTCGCCGTCGACGGTCGCACCGGCAAGCGCCTCGACCGCCTTTCGCCGACTGATCCCACCGTTGCCGTTGGCGATATCGATCTGGTTTATCGTCTCTGGCTGGACGATCTGTTTGATCAGGTCCTCCCACTTCCCCTCCATGTCGTCGCTCTCGATCCAGTCGGCTCGGACGCGGATCGGTTCGGAGGACTGGCCGCGCCCCTCCGCGATAACGAACTGCTGGCCGTTGATCGTTTTCGTTTCGAAGGAATATTTGCGAGTCATTCGATAGTCGTTGAGTTTATATCAATCAGCCAATCCACATTATTCCATCGGCTTTCAGAACTCCTCGTCGGCGACGATGGTTTCGTACCGGTCGATCACGGCCTCGCGGACGTGCTCGTTGACGCGGTTGTCGTGAGCGACTTGGAGCTCCTCGAACTGTTCCTCGGCACGCTCGGTGAACTCCGACGGAGAGGCGAACACGTCGTACTCCCCTTTCACCTCGCCGAGGATCCGGCGCGCCCGCTCATCGACGAGCCGGTCGAAGGGCTCTTCGACCGTGACGATCTCCGGTCCCTCGGCGAGCCCCAAGCGGTCGACGAGCGTCGACCGCGTCTCCCTGAGGATATCCGTCCGGACGCTCCGCGCCGCCGACAGCACGTCGAACCGGGAGTCGATCGCGTTCTCCACGACCTGTTCAAACTCCCCGACGCGCAGCGCGTGGTTCGACTCCTCGAACTCCGTTTCAACGGTCTCCTCGATCTCGTCCGCGAGGAACTCCGCGTACTCGTCTATCGCCTCCTCAACGAGGTACTCGCCGTTGAGATCGACGATGTAACCCTCCCGGTCGAGGTACCGGATCACGTCAGAGGTGGCGTTCACGTCGATGACGCTCTCGAGGTCGCTGTGGGCGATCTTCCCGTTCGACGCCTCGCGTTCGAGCCGCGCGTCGAGCCCCACGTCGTCGGCGTGCTCCTTGAGCTTCGGGCCGATCGTGTAGTAGTCTCGCTTGCCCGCTGTGATGCGGCGGAGGTAGTCGCGCTCGGTAAGCTCGTCGACAAAGAATTCAAGATCGTCGATCGCCAGCGAGAACCGCGAGCGGAGTGTCTCCCCAGTGACCACCAGTCGCTGGCCGAACAGGTTCGTCAACTCTCGCGTAATGTTCATATTCCCCTTCACGCCGAAGGGATCGACATAGTACACTCCGTCTCGAAGCTGGTCGAGGTCGACGAACTCGTCGGCTGACATCTCTGAGAGCGCCTTTCGCATATCGCTTGCGGCGAGCGATCCCGCGTTAAGCGTTCCAACGTCCGCGTTCTCGTAGCCGGACTTAATATCCGACTTCTGGTCCGCGACGTACACGAACCCGTAGTTGTCTTGGGCAATATCTCGACAGACGTCCTCGAGGACGTCCATATCCACCGGCAAAATCGTCATTACCGCATACGTGACAGGCTCCCATACTAAAGCTTGCGAACAGGATAATTGGCGGCCGACCCGCATTTCGCGCCACCGCAGTTTTCAGCGCTCAGTCCGCGGGTGTTCCGTTGACTTCGCGCGGTTCGCGGAAGCATCCGGAATCACATCTCAGTATCAGATCACTTGAACAAAGGCCTAACTCTGGAATGACAAGTTCCGTATTAGGATTCGCCCATTTAAACGGATTGAGAAGTATGATTCTCCGCGGTTAATACACAGTCTTCAGCGAACAGCTGATTCAGGCGATGATCTGTCCGAAAATAGGGACTCAACAGAGCCAGCGAAGAGGGCCGGTAAGTCCATATGGCGATATTCCGTGAGGAATCCCTCGAGTTGCTCCATCGGTTCGATATGCGTAAGAGTACCAGCTTTTCTCGACCGTTTTGGTTGGTTTGGACGCAGCCGTAGGCTTCTAATTCGGTGATGATGCGTGAGGCGTGACTAGTGCTCCACTCGAGCTGATCAGCGAGCGTACTGACACTCAGTTCCGGATCACCCCCATTTATCAGATGAGATATCACCTAGAAGTGGCTCTTTGACATCATATTGTCTCAAATAACGCAAACTATTTATAAAAAGCTTTCGTGATTTGAGATGAAAAGTAGAATTTCTAACTTGATGACCACTATATCTGATTGGTCTCGGATCATTCTAATTTTGCTTTGGTTGAATTCTCAGTCGATGATAGTTCCAGAATATGATTATTCAGAATATTTTATCTCGCACCCGCTAACTCGGCGCCATGACAGACTTCGTGAACCGCTCGGAGGAGTTAGATCGGCTTCACGGCCTGTTCGACTCGGAGAACGCGGATCTCGCGGTCGTATACGGGCGGTGACGGCTGGGAAAGACGAGACTCGTTAAGGAGGCGCTTGAGGGACGAGAGAACGTCCGGCGGGAACTGGTTCGGCGGGTCGCGGCGGACGACCGCAATGCGAACCGAGATGTCTACGACGCTCTCGAAGACGAGTAGCCGGCGCTGTGACGATTTTACGAGCCCACCTGTTGCTATCTGTCGGAGAGAGCGATACGGCGCGACGGGATCCACGCGAGCGACCGAAGGGAACGAGCGTGGAGCCAGTCGCGCCCGTGACTGAGCGAAGCGAAGGAACGGGCGCGACGGGATTTGAACCCGCGGCATCTTGGTCCGGAACCAAGTGCTCTGTCCGCTGAGCTACGCGCCCTCACGACCGGGTATCCGCGGCGAGCTTTTAACGCTTCTGACTCGGGTCGTTTGCGGGCGGCTGCGGGTCGGTCTGCCACTCGAAGGCGTCGGCGTCCTCGTCGGGGTCGACCGGCTCGTTTGTCCCCCCGTCGGTCCGCGGCCCCTCGGGCGCACCGCTCCCGCCGTCGACGTCGATCGCACCGGCGGCGTCGAGCAGGCGGCCGACGAACAGCAGTCCGGGGCGGCGCTCGACGACGGCGACCCAGACGACGAGCGCCGGGGGTAAGACGATCAGCGACGCGAGGTAGGCGAGCGTGATGCTGGCGGCGGTGAGCAGCCCGAACTGGCCGAGGATCGGCGTGATGGCTAAGACGAGCACGCCCGTGCCGAGCGCGGTCGTCGCCCACGTGCCGGTGAGCGCGCCGCCGGTCCCGCGGAGCGTGGTGACCACCGCGGCGTCGACGTCGCCGCCGCGGGCGTACTCGTCGTGGAAGCGGTGCGCGACGTGGACGGTGTAGTCGACGCCGAGTCCGATGGATATCGAGAGGATCGTCGCGGTGATCGCGTTGAACGGGATCCCCCCGAGCCGCATCGTGGCGGTGAGCGTCGCGACGGAGACCGTCACCGGGACGAGCGTGACGAGCCCGAGCGTCGGACTGCCGAGGAGGAGCCAGAACAGGACGACGAGGAACACCGCCGAGAGGCCGAGCGCGGCCGCCAGCGAGACGAGCGCCGACTCGAAGATCGTGTCCGCGACCGCCTGAAACACGACAATCTGGCCGGTCGCGGTCGCGTCGCCGCGGTAGCGGTCGGCCACGCGCCGGGCGTCCGCGGTGATCTCGGCGTCGCTGGCGTCGGACTCGACGGCGTATACGATTCGCGTCGAGCGGTCGTCGTCAGCGAGGTACTCGCCCGTGAAGTCGTCGTACGGCGAGTCGCGCAGTTCGGCGTAGATCCGGTCGAGGTTCCGGTTCGGGCGCCCGTCGTCGAGCGCGGACGCCTCGACCAGCCGCTCGAACTCGGGGTCCTCCGCCGCGTAGGCGTCGATCGCGCCCTGAACGCTGTCGACGCTGGCCCGGCCGTCGACGGTGACGAACGTGTCGGGCGGGTCGCGCTCGGCGCGCGCGAGGCTGCGCAGGGCCGCGTCGCTGGTCATGCGCCGCTCCACGTAGATCGTGACGGTGTCGTCCTCGCTCGTGGCGAAGTTGTCGGAGAGGAAGTTGATCGTCTCCGTCGCGGTGTACTCGCCGGGCTGGAGCGGACCGGGGAGGTAGTCGACGTACGCCGGCTGCTCGCTCGGCGGGAGGAAGTCGTCGTCCTCGAAGGTGGTGTCGACGCCCGCGCCGTAGCCCGCGGCGCCGGCCGTGAGCAGGAGGACGACGACGAGGAAGACGGCGGGCGCGGGCCGCGAGATGGCGGACAGCTTGGGGAGGAGCCGCCCGAGGGCGGAGTCCTCGGAGCCGAGCGGGCGCGAGCCGAACTCGGGCAGCGAGCGCTCGGCGCGCCAGCGGTCGACGACCAGCTTCGCGGCCGGGAGGAAGCCGACGAAGATGACGAGGGTGAAACAGATCCCGAGCCCGGCGACCAGCCCGAACTCCCGGAGCGGGGCTAGCGAGCTGGTGAGGTTCGCGAGGAAGCCGATGATCGTCGTCCCGGCGATGATCGAGTACGCCACCACGAGCTGGCCGAGCGCGCCGCGCATCGCGGTCTCCGGCGGCGCGCCCGCGGCGCGGTCCTCGCGGTAGCGGTTCACCGTGTGGATCCCGAAGTCGATCCCGATGGCTAAGAGGAGGACGGGCACCGCGATCAGCACCTCCGAGAAGGCGATCCCGGCGTAGCCGGTGAAGCCGAACGTCCACACCACCGTCATCAGGAGCGCGACGCCCCCGAGCACGAAGTCGAACGGGTCGCGGTAGGCGTACGCCAGCAGCCCGAGGATGACCGCGAGCGCCGCGGGCACGACGATCGACAGCGAGTCGAAGATGACGCGCTCGAACTCGTCGTCGACGATGCCGCCGCCGAACGCGGTGACGTCGCCGGGGGCCTCCTCGGCTATCGTCTGCGCCTCGCTCTGGATCGCCTGCGTGTCCGCCGACGCCGGGAACGAGTGGGAGACGACGCCGAGCGCCGCGGAGGCCGTCCCCGACTCGCGGTTGAAGTCGTCGGAGAGCAGCGTCGCGAACCCGGGGTCCTCGGCCGCGGCCGCGACCGCGTCGTCGATTTCGCCGTCGCTCGCGCGCTCGATCGCGTCGCGGGCCGCCTCGGGGGTGTCGGCGTCCGCGTCGAGTTCGGCCGCGACGTCCATCGCGGGCGCGGAGACGTCCGTCACCCGCAGCCCGTCGCGGTCGGAGAGCCGCTCGGCGGTCGCCAGCATGTCGAGGAGGCCGCGTCGGTCGAGCACGTTGACGTCGCGCTGGATCAGCTGCGTGGTCGGGTCGTCACCCCCGAACGCCGGCTCGAACTTCTCGTTCACGCGGTCGAGCGCGTCCGACTCCTCGATCCCGTCGGTGAACTGGTCGCTGCCGGCGCTGGCCTCTAACAGCGCCATGCCGGGCGCGAACAGGGCGGTGACGACCAGACAGGCGATCACGACCCGGCGCGGCTGCTCGATGACCCGGTCGGTGATCGCGCCGAACAGCCGGGTGACGGGGTCCATCTATCGGGAGCGGAGTCGACGGCGGAACTCGGACATCGCCCGACTCACCCGACCGCGCTGCCAGACCAAGGCGCCGCCGACCGCGACGACGCCGAGCAGGGCGACGATCCCGAGCGGCGAGGAGAGCGCTCCGCTGTCGTCTTCGGTGACCACCTCGACCGGGAGCCGGTAGGTGTCGGAGAGCTGTTCGTCGCCGTCGGCGTCGTCGTAGCGGAAGTCGACCGCGGCCGCGTACGTCTTCGGCGTCGCGCCGCCGTCGACCGCGACCTCGAAGGTGACGGTCCTCGCCTCGCCCGGGTCGAGCGAGGTGACGAACGCCTCGTCGTCGGACGAGGAGAGCGGCGAGTCGACGAACAGCTTCGCTTGGACGTCCGTGATCGGCTCGGGGCCGGTGTTGCGGACGACCGCGTCGTACCGGACCGTCGACCCCGGCGTGACCGTCGACGGCTCGGTCGCGTTCGGCTCCGCCGGCGACACCGAGAACACGTCGGCCTCGGGCGCGACGTCGACGACGACATCGAGCGTGTCGGAGACGATGACGTCGCCGGCCGACCCCGTCGACACCAGCGAGACGGTGCCGTCGTCCTCCGGGTTCGCGCTCACGCCCTCGTCGGTGCCGAGCCCGCGGTAGCGGACCGCCACGTTGA
The sequence above is a segment of the Halorubrum sp. 2020YC2 genome. Coding sequences within it:
- a CDS encoding ATP-binding protein — translated: MDESQIAAFLRESNYLLHPIEEVVSRDEGPSRFEPVEIEPSGYNTVRVTDETEIEFVDTGEYREQKAMSDSRPRGPGTGGQGRGGQKGDDEAVQVSLEPKKPTVSFEEDVAGLPEVKRTAENLLALFDPDVRDEVVDRYGDEFASRGNSMLLYGPPGCGKTLVSEAIAYEAKYNSNIEESYGEVKFLEIKGSDVLSKYSGESEKRVEAIFEKAHGIAQDGFAVLFFDEVDTLIPDRGDDSLQRHERSLTNAFLQEMNEIEDNLLVIGATNMPFTIDPAATRRFPIQQFIPQPETEVMAQVWRKHLASMHGTDGIDYDRLGELSTGYTPAEIADRVLGSELQREFVESVHLPDREPIEPTTDYFADRLGETEPKTVRQYVASVRTQIDDLEGYPELRRYVEEQAERLEMRLGNEPSSLEQLFGGDGDGSAEEGDDGSGGSGDGSSGDGGTGSGDGGPTPGGERAGDEPTPEGPAEAEIGGDGRE
- a CDS encoding MMPL family transporter: MDPVTRLFGAITDRVIEQPRRVVIACLVVTALFAPGMALLEASAGSDQFTDGIEESDALDRVNEKFEPAFGGDDPTTQLIQRDVNVLDRRGLLDMLATAERLSDRDGLRVTDVSAPAMDVAAELDADADTPEAARDAIERASDGEIDDAVAAAAEDPGFATLLSDDFNRESGTASAALGVVSHSFPASADTQAIQSEAQTIAEEAPGDVTAFGGGIVDDEFERVIFDSLSIVVPAALAVILGLLAYAYRDPFDFVLGGVALLMTVVWTFGFTGYAGIAFSEVLIAVPVLLLAIGIDFGIHTVNRYREDRAAGAPPETAMRGALGQLVVAYSIIAGTTIIGFLANLTSSLAPLREFGLVAGLGICFTLVIFVGFLPAAKLVVDRWRAERSLPEFGSRPLGSEDSALGRLLPKLSAISRPAPAVFLVVVLLLTAGAAGYGAGVDTTFEDDDFLPPSEQPAYVDYLPGPLQPGEYTATETINFLSDNFATSEDDTVTIYVERRMTSDAALRSLARAERDPPDTFVTVDGRASVDSVQGAIDAYAAEDPEFERLVEASALDDGRPNRNLDRIYAELRDSPYDDFTGEYLADDDRSTRIVYAVESDASDAEITADARRVADRYRGDATATGQIVVFQAVADTIFESALVSLAAALGLSAVFLVVLFWLLLGSPTLGLVTLVPVTVSVATLTATMRLGGIPFNAITATILSISIGLGVDYTVHVAHRFHDEYARGGDVDAAVVTTLRGTGGALTGTWATTALGTGVLVLAITPILGQFGLLTAASITLAYLASLIVLPPALVVWVAVVERRPGLLFVGRLLDAAGAIDVDGGSGAPEGPRTDGGTNEPVDPDEDADAFEWQTDPQPPANDPSQKR